A region of Streptomyces cinnamoneus DNA encodes the following proteins:
- a CDS encoding AsnC family transcriptional regulator, protein MDTEQELDLLDRQLVQALRLDGRASFSRLATVLGVTDQTVIRRYRRLRGGGLLRVIGLPEAHRVGLHETRLRIQCALGAAVPIADALARRADSAWVKIYSSGTEVGCLIRSHSRDERDALLLQKLPRTQHVTAITSHDLLHGYSRNPGRRWGAEVLDEGQVRALERPQATDGDRVRLDDADRAMLALLARDGRAGYPDLARAAGRSESTVRRRLDHLRESGVLYFDVEIMPVHFGCETEASLSATVAPSDLAEVGHALAGHPEVAWAAATTGTSNLAATVLCRDNKALYAYVTERLGALKAVRQLEVVPVLRAVKRAGLLTDGTRLFDPPAGG, encoded by the coding sequence ATGGACACCGAACAGGAGCTCGACCTCCTCGACCGCCAGCTGGTCCAGGCGCTGCGGCTCGACGGCCGGGCGTCCTTCAGCCGGCTGGCCACCGTCCTGGGGGTCACCGACCAGACCGTGATCCGCCGCTACCGCCGGCTGCGCGGCGGGGGGCTGCTCCGGGTCATCGGCCTGCCGGAGGCCCACCGTGTCGGCCTCCACGAGACGCGGCTGCGCATCCAGTGCGCCCTGGGCGCGGCCGTGCCCATCGCGGACGCGCTGGCCCGCCGCGCCGACAGTGCCTGGGTCAAGATCTACTCCAGCGGCACCGAGGTGGGCTGCCTGATCCGCTCCCACAGCCGGGACGAGCGCGACGCGCTCCTGCTGCAGAAGCTGCCGCGCACCCAGCACGTCACCGCGATCACCTCGCACGACCTGCTGCACGGCTACAGCCGCAACCCGGGCCGCCGGTGGGGGGCCGAGGTGCTGGACGAGGGCCAGGTCCGGGCGCTGGAGCGCCCGCAGGCCACCGACGGGGACCGGGTCCGGCTCGACGACGCGGACCGGGCGATGCTGGCCCTGCTCGCCCGCGACGGCAGGGCCGGCTATCCCGACCTGGCCAGGGCGGCCGGCCGCTCGGAGTCCACGGTCCGGCGCCGCCTGGACCACCTGCGCGAGAGCGGGGTCCTCTACTTCGACGTGGAGATCATGCCGGTCCACTTCGGCTGCGAGACCGAGGCGTCCCTGTCGGCCACCGTCGCCCCGTCCGACCTGGCCGAGGTCGGCCACGCCCTCGCCGGCCACCCGGAGGTCGCCTGGGCGGCGGCGACCACCGGCACCTCGAACCTGGCCGCGACCGTGCTGTGCCGGGACAACAAAGCCCTGTACGCCTACGTCACGGAACGCCTGGGCGCGCTGAAGGCGGTGCGCCAGCTGGAGGTCGTACCGGTGCTCCGCGCCGTCAAGCGGGCCGGCCTGCTCACCGACGGCACGCGCCTGTTCGATCCCCCGGCCGGGGGCTGA
- a CDS encoding MFS transporter: MRKWLPLVAVCLGTFMLLVDVTIVVVALPDMARGLHTTFADLQWVMDVYALALAALLLGVGSLADKIGHRRVYVVGLVLFALASLACGLASGPEVLIAFRAVQGIGGAAMLATTTALIAGLYQGRDRGLAFGVWGAVSGAASAAGPVMGGLLTQHLDWRWIFYVNLPLSVLAIAMTLKFVPRSRTSPARGVDLPGTAAFTVAAGTATYALIKGEDHGWASGTTLGLFALAALALLVFVVVELRGRQPMLDLGLFRGGSFSGLMVAAVLLSVAAFSYLAYTSLWLQSVRGMGPVTAGLACLPMSVAAFVVASLAGRFLHGVSPRLTVGVGMLLIGAGALAQAFVEADSTWTALAPGLAVTGVGVGLATPALASTALASVPPARGGTASGAVNTARQLGNALGIAVLGAVFHAGLSGAVRGHGGGVPADALAGGQAAAVIGQADGGRRAVVEHVVREAFAAGLRDVFLVSGAVGLVGGVVALVLVRRPVVALPGASAAGASAAGAVRRAAASGAGQPVN; the protein is encoded by the coding sequence ATGCGCAAGTGGCTGCCGCTCGTCGCGGTATGCCTGGGGACGTTCATGCTGTTGGTGGACGTGACCATCGTCGTGGTCGCCCTGCCCGACATGGCCCGGGGCCTGCACACCACGTTCGCGGACCTGCAGTGGGTCATGGACGTCTACGCGCTGGCCCTGGCGGCACTGCTGCTGGGCGTCGGATCCCTCGCCGACAAGATCGGCCACCGCCGGGTGTACGTGGTGGGGCTGGTGCTGTTCGCCCTCGCCTCGCTGGCCTGCGGGCTGGCGTCGGGCCCGGAGGTGCTGATCGCCTTCCGCGCGGTCCAGGGGATCGGCGGGGCGGCGATGCTCGCCACGACCACCGCCCTGATCGCCGGCCTCTACCAGGGCCGGGACCGGGGGCTCGCCTTCGGCGTGTGGGGCGCGGTCAGCGGCGCCGCGTCGGCGGCCGGGCCGGTCATGGGCGGCCTGCTGACCCAGCACCTCGACTGGCGCTGGATCTTCTACGTGAACCTTCCCCTCAGCGTGCTCGCCATCGCGATGACGCTGAAGTTCGTCCCCCGCTCGCGGACCTCCCCCGCGCGGGGCGTGGACCTGCCCGGCACGGCGGCCTTCACGGTCGCGGCCGGCACGGCGACCTACGCCCTGATCAAGGGCGAGGACCACGGCTGGGCCTCCGGCACCACGCTCGGGCTCTTCGCCCTGGCGGCGCTGGCGCTGCTGGTGTTCGTCGTCGTCGAACTGCGCGGCAGGCAGCCGATGCTGGACCTCGGGCTCTTTCGCGGCGGGTCGTTCTCCGGGCTGATGGTCGCGGCCGTGCTGCTGTCCGTCGCCGCGTTCTCCTACCTCGCCTACACGTCGCTGTGGTTGCAGTCCGTGCGCGGCATGGGGCCGGTGACCGCCGGACTCGCCTGTCTGCCGATGAGCGTGGCGGCGTTCGTGGTCGCGTCCCTGGCCGGGCGCTTCCTGCACGGCGTCTCGCCGCGGCTGACGGTGGGGGTGGGGATGCTGCTGATCGGCGCGGGCGCGTTGGCGCAGGCGTTCGTCGAGGCCGACTCGACGTGGACGGCCCTGGCCCCGGGCCTCGCCGTGACCGGCGTCGGTGTCGGGCTCGCCACTCCCGCGCTGGCCTCCACCGCGCTGGCGTCCGTACCGCCCGCGCGGGGCGGTACGGCCAGCGGTGCCGTCAACACCGCCCGCCAGCTGGGCAACGCGCTGGGCATCGCGGTGCTGGGCGCGGTCTTCCACGCCGGGCTGAGCGGGGCCGTGCGCGGGCACGGTGGCGGGGTGCCGGCGGACGCGCTGGCCGGCGGGCAGGCGGCCGCGGTGATCGGGCAGGCGGACGGCGGACGGCGTGCGGTGGTCGAGCACGTGGTGCGCGAGGCGTTCGCGGCCGGGTTGCGGGACGTCTTCCTGGTGTCCGGGGCGGTGGGGCTTGTCGGTGGGGTGGTGGCTCTGGTGCTGGTGCGGCGGCCGGTGGTCGCTCTGCCGGGTGCGTCCGCCGCGGGTGCGTCTGCCGCGGGTGCTGTGCGCCGGGCGGCGGCGTCGGGTGCGGGCCAGCCCGTGAACTGA
- a CDS encoding MerR family transcriptional regulator, with protein MANDGEREYRVAELAGEAGITVRTLRFYRERKLIPPPRRDGRIAWYNDHHLARLRTIAALLERGHTLGGIAELFAAFECGRDVGELLGLAGAGITVPWSEETAIRLSPEDLADRFAGEVTPENLTAALDIGYLALDGDEIVHVSRRLLEASTALVRSGVPLAAVLAAGRQVRTHANAMAETFTDLIRDHVPEEAREALRPFAKAVVEAEFTMAMDRRARTQETPDRNSGGSPSQTQPADGAGREGAGRGGPWQGA; from the coding sequence GTGGCGAACGACGGGGAACGCGAGTACCGGGTGGCGGAACTGGCCGGGGAGGCCGGCATCACCGTCCGCACCCTGCGCTTCTACCGGGAGCGCAAGCTCATACCGCCTCCCCGCCGCGACGGCCGCATAGCCTGGTACAACGACCATCACCTCGCCCGGCTGCGCACCATCGCCGCCCTGCTGGAGCGCGGTCACACCCTGGGCGGCATCGCCGAGCTCTTCGCCGCCTTCGAGTGCGGCCGGGACGTCGGCGAACTCCTGGGACTGGCCGGTGCCGGCATCACCGTCCCCTGGTCGGAGGAGACCGCGATCCGGCTCAGCCCGGAGGACCTGGCGGACCGCTTCGCGGGCGAGGTCACCCCGGAGAACCTCACGGCCGCGCTGGACATCGGCTATCTGGCCCTGGACGGCGACGAGATCGTCCACGTGAGCCGCCGCTTGCTGGAGGCGTCCACGGCACTGGTCCGCAGCGGGGTGCCGCTCGCGGCGGTGCTGGCGGCGGGGCGCCAGGTACGGACCCACGCGAACGCGATGGCCGAGACGTTCACGGACCTGATCCGCGACCACGTCCCGGAGGAAGCGAGGGAGGCCCTCCGCCCCTTCGCCAAGGCGGTGGTGGAGGCGGAGTTCACGATGGCGATGGACCGCCGGGCCAGAACGCAGGAGACCCCTGACCGGAACAGCGGGGGAAGCCCCAGCCAAACGCAACCAGCGGACGGGGCCGGACGGGAGGGGGCGGGGCGGGGAGGGCCCTGGCAGGGGGCGTAA
- a CDS encoding GNAT family N-acetyltransferase, with the protein MEIVPVAYDHPDAVKLSEQVQLEYVERYGGGDDTPLDPAQFAPPRGLYLIAYDAGGTPLATGGWRAMERGAEGYADGDAELKRMYVVPRARGRGLARLILARLEDNARAAGRIRMVLETGDKQPEAMTLYLSSGYAPVVPKFGHYRAYDSSRCFGKPLG; encoded by the coding sequence ATGGAGATCGTGCCGGTCGCCTACGACCACCCCGACGCCGTAAAGCTCAGCGAACAGGTGCAGTTGGAGTACGTCGAGCGGTACGGCGGGGGCGACGACACCCCGCTGGACCCGGCGCAGTTCGCCCCGCCGCGTGGCCTGTATCTCATCGCGTACGACGCCGGCGGCACACCCCTGGCCACCGGCGGCTGGCGCGCCATGGAGCGCGGCGCGGAGGGGTACGCCGACGGGGACGCGGAGCTCAAGCGGATGTACGTGGTGCCCCGGGCGCGCGGCCGGGGCCTGGCCCGTCTGATCCTGGCGCGGCTGGAGGACAACGCCCGCGCGGCGGGGCGGATCCGCATGGTGCTGGAGACGGGCGACAAGCAGCCGGAGGCCATGACGCTCTACCTCTCCAGCGGCTACGCACCGGTCGTGCCGAAGTTCGGCCACTACCGCGCGTACGACAGCAGCCGCTGCTTCGGCAAGCCCCTGGGCTAG
- a CDS encoding DUF1269 domain-containing protein — protein MNDNVLFLNAGSPRKGHRALDALRRAHADGAVTLREGTVIARDAEGALDFPDAADNTGTAPAFAMGGLLGGLLGILGGPLGVLVGFGAGGLIGGLHDVRQATASNAALEMLAAEVPPGSTVLMAEVREEDPAAVDEALAPFGEVRRYPAERVRAEVEAAIAAGRGDAHDAGGAGASGTPRGGAPGGTSDAAPGSTPGGG, from the coding sequence TGTTCCTCAATGCCGGCAGTCCCCGCAAGGGCCACCGGGCCCTGGACGCCCTGCGCCGGGCCCACGCCGACGGCGCCGTCACGCTGCGCGAGGGCACGGTGATCGCCCGGGACGCGGAGGGCGCCCTGGACTTCCCCGACGCCGCCGACAACACCGGCACCGCCCCGGCCTTCGCCATGGGCGGCCTCCTCGGCGGCCTCCTGGGCATCCTCGGCGGGCCGCTCGGCGTCCTCGTCGGCTTCGGCGCGGGCGGCCTGATCGGCGGGCTGCACGACGTCCGCCAGGCCACCGCGTCGAACGCGGCCCTGGAGATGCTGGCCGCCGAGGTCCCGCCGGGCAGCACGGTCCTCATGGCCGAGGTCCGCGAGGAGGATCCGGCCGCGGTCGACGAGGCCCTCGCGCCGTTCGGCGAGGTGCGCCGCTACCCGGCCGAACGGGTGCGGGCGGAGGTCGAGGCGGCGATCGCGGCGGGCCGCGGCGACGCGCACGACGCCGGCGGAGCCGGCGCCTCGGGCACGCCCCGGGGCGGCGCCCCGGGCGGCACTTCCGACGCGGCCCCGGGGAGCACTCCGGGCGGCGGGTAG
- a CDS encoding exodeoxyribonuclease III, with protein MPNLTVTTANVNGLRAAAKKGFVEWLALTEADVVCLQEVRAEPHQLPDEVREPEGWHVVHAPAAAKGRAGVSLYSRREPDAVRIGFGSAEFDGSGRYAEIDLPGVTVASLYLPSGEVGTERQDEKERFMAEFLPYLVGLKARAAAEGREVLVCGDWNIAHTEADLKNWKANRKSAGFLPEEREWLSKVFEEYTDVVRALHPGVEGPYSWWSYRGRAFDNDSGWRIDYLAATQGLAGRALKAHVERAATHAERWSDHAPVTAVFGA; from the coding sequence ATGCCGAACCTGACCGTAACCACTGCGAATGTGAACGGACTGCGCGCCGCGGCCAAGAAGGGCTTCGTGGAGTGGCTGGCGCTGACCGAGGCCGACGTCGTCTGCCTCCAGGAGGTGCGCGCCGAGCCCCACCAGCTCCCCGACGAGGTCCGCGAGCCGGAGGGCTGGCACGTCGTGCACGCCCCGGCGGCGGCCAAGGGCCGCGCCGGCGTCTCGCTCTACTCGCGGCGCGAGCCGGACGCGGTGCGGATCGGGTTCGGCTCGGCGGAGTTCGACGGCAGCGGCCGCTACGCCGAGATCGACCTGCCGGGTGTGACGGTCGCCAGCCTGTACCTGCCCTCGGGCGAGGTCGGCACCGAGCGCCAGGACGAGAAGGAACGCTTCATGGCGGAGTTCCTGCCCTACCTGGTGGGTCTGAAGGCCCGCGCGGCGGCGGAGGGCCGTGAGGTGCTGGTCTGCGGCGACTGGAACATCGCCCACACCGAGGCGGACCTCAAGAACTGGAAGGCCAACCGCAAGAGCGCGGGCTTCCTCCCGGAGGAGCGGGAGTGGCTCAGCAAGGTCTTCGAGGAGTACACGGACGTCGTCCGCGCCCTCCACCCGGGCGTCGAGGGCCCGTACTCCTGGTGGTCCTACCGCGGGCGCGCCTTCGACAACGACTCGGGCTGGCGCATCGACTACCTCGCCGCCACGCAGGGCCTGGCCGGCCGGGCCCTCAAGGCCCACGTGGAGCGCGCCGCCACGCACGCCGAGCGCTGGAGCGACCACGCGCCCGTGACGGCGGTCTTCGGCGCGTAG